CTGAAGAAGCTAAAAATTCGGAGGATCAAAACCCAACTCGCGGTGGGTTAGGTGGGGAGGATTTAATGGGGGTGGTTTTCTTGAATCCAAAGGGACAGCGGAAGTCAGTGAGCGGGGCGGATGATCACATGATCCTCGCTCGCCCGCTGTCGCCGCCGCAGAGCAGATCGTCCTCCGCAGTCCTTCGTCGTTCTTGAGACTACCCACTTGGCGAACTGAAGAACCCGGGACGCTCTGGCCATGGGATTCCCTTCGATTCCGATCTTTCCTCAATACAATATCGCCTTGCTCTTAATAATAGACAACTTCCCCATTCGTCAACCTCACGTCcacagaaagagaaagagagagagagagagagagagagagagagagactgcgGACTTGGATTTTCCAAGGAGTCCAATCAACTTGCCAACGCCCAAGCAAAGCCTTTTTATTATGTAAACACTAGGAGTAAAGTTTCCAGCTTTTTAGCAGATATGTTCTAGCTAggattatttttctcttcccaaTTTTTAGCACATGTGATTAATAAATTCTTTACAAAAAAAGGTCTTGACGATCTGATGTTAGCAGCGCAAGGTAACTCTAACAAATGTTCACGAAAGGTAGCTGTGTGAATTGCAACTTTTTCGATTCAGAAAAGATGCGAATGTGATTTCGAACCCGGAACCTCGGTACCAAAAAGTAGCACGTCGTGTGCATGAGTATGATTTAAGCAAGGGCGTGACCGCactttttaagaatttatggGAAAGGACCATCCATAGGAATCTTCAAGGTTGTCACATTTAATGagccaaagtaaaaaaaaaaaattctacatatGCCATCACATGATGGCCCGATGTTTTCTCTGGTCCAGGCAAAGAACCGTGATGGGCAAGACAGAGTCAACGCAACACCGAAATCAACCGTTTTGGGAACGCTTGACTTGACTGGTATGGCGTTTGCAATCCGACAATCATTTATGAACAACCTCAGAAAAGGCCAAGAACCAACGTATGATCAACGGACCCATCAACGATGAAACACTGACAAGATCCAGCCTGAATCGGCTCAAGTTGATCCCTAAAAACATCAATGACTCCATAAGAACGGACCGGTGGAGATGTCAGGGCCCGCAAGCAGCTCTTTTTACCAGCCGACCTCTGGAAGCCGACCTGTGGAAACGACAATAACTTTGCAAAAAatgagagggaaagaaagagagattcgTTTGTTCTTTTCCCTTTATGAAGCGCGATTCGATGATTTCTTTCCGCTATCAAATATCCAAAAACTACAACTTTACTATATGGATTATCGATGTCCCGGATAATGTCCAACAAGTTTAATATTATTTGACAGTCCACGTCTATCTTGATGATGATCTCTAGCATGGCTTGTTCCTCAATCTTGTGAAAACAGAACTGAAGTTACTTCTGTGGTTAAGagatttatcaaaagaaaataaagcttGGAGTGCAAtaacgggagagagagagagagagagagagagaagttagTTCAAGACCAACCAGTCAAAAGATAACTCTGAAGATCGACAAAGTGAAAATCTAGAATAATTACAGGGCTTTAAGAGGGTTTGGTGGAAGGCATAAATAAGGTTTAAGCAATGATGCCAAGCCACACATCCGTGCAATGGGCACGTCCTGGGATCAAATCCATGAGGAAGCAATGGGATCCGCGGGATTCTTACAGCCGGAGAAAAAGTAAGCAATGATAACAAGCGAAAAGATTATTCTTTTACCATCAGTGCTAGATAAATTATCTTCCTCCATGGCAATATGAATTTTGGTCTTGGAATAAACCTCTGtggagatgaagaaaatgagatgGGAAGAGGGAGATATACACATATAATCCAATCCTGGAAGCTTGTCAAGCCAACTAAAATTATGCTCGTTGTCCCATGCCATTAGCAATCTAGCATTCATGTAGATTGCCTACCTTCAACGGGTGGCAGCAGGTGGCAGGGTCCAACCAAACACAACCGCAAGCTGCAAGTATCTAGTACAGAGAGAAAGGCATGCACCACATGATTGCCTGGTCATAAAGTGCAAGTAGGTACTCCATCTTTAGTTAGCACCGGGAAGGAGCTTTATACTACCAGCTCAAGAATCAAACAACATATACAGAAAAGCGTCCTGGAGCCCCAGAATACATACGGACACCATTTTTCACTATATGCTCGTGAATAACTCATACAAGATGAATAGGAAGATCAAGGCCCAGTCCACCTTTCTTATTATAGAAAGCATTACAATCATCAGGGAAAACAAAAGCAACATCGCAATTTTCTATATGCATAAGTACAACTTCACAATGCACTAGCCAGTTCTATCTGGACCAACGGAGGGACAAGGTCATTCCTAGACTAGATTGAGGTCATTGCTTTTATGAATAGCTGACCACTTGTCAACACTTGTACTGAGGACAGCCCTATTGCATGTGCACGCCTTCTTGATAGTAGAACTAATACTGCGATCTAAGATTGCTTTTATGAATAGCTGACCACTTGTCAACACTTGTACTAAGGACAGCCCCATTGCATGTGCACGCCTTCTTGATAGTAGAACTAGTACTGCGATCTAAGATAATTATTGCacataattttgaatattttgcacaagTCGGCATACATGGAGGAAaaatcttaaagaaaagaaactaacCAGCTTAATTTATATTCACGTGGCTCTCAAGTAACGGGGTTTTCTGGGAAGGTGATTGCAGCTCACCACTTGTGCAATTTCTaccatcctcttcttcttgagacattgcCCAAATAACCCCATAAAAGCCAGCCACAATTACAACAGCTCCAACGACACTGCACACGAAGCATAAAAAGTTGTGAATACTCTACATATTGTAAGCAGTGTCAAAAGTTTGATGAGCAGGGATTATGTCATTGAGAATTTCAAGGAAGCTCATTATCTGGGGAAAATGGATCTTTTATCATCACAAACAACAATATCAGGAAAATAAATCATCAAACAAAAGATTTTTTCTCAGTTGTCCATAGCCAATCTCCATGATGCCTCATTTGAACTCCTCAGCATGTAAATAAGGTTTGAATAAGAGTTGAAGTACTTCCTGCATCTTGGTGACATCCATTTAGACAGTTGCTGATTAATGCCATATATTTCTAACATGTTCTTTCTCTGAAACTGGAGTGATGGCTTGACAATGCACTCGACTTGATGGGAATGCTGACTAATAAATCTTAACATGCCAATCATTTACCCAATCTACTTGATAGAGGATCTTTAGATAACTGACCATCGCTTTAGTTTTGTGACTGTCTTCTGATGCTAGAATGTAAACTATCGACAGTTGCagaaaatgaaagaggagaGCGCATTAGATTCAAGACGTGCTACTTCCTTTCCAAATATATCTTTTGCTTGGCCGGTTTCCAATATAGCCTTTGTGTAACACTCAAACATGTTCCTCGCCtcaaaatatttattgattTCATACTAATTTCTTTCTATTGAAATGCTGACCAACTACACAACATCTATGACACCAAGTGATTGACAGTAAGCTGGGGTGACTGGCAGTGGAGAAGTAAGGGGTGGTGAAGAAGGTTCTTACCTGCCGACATGGAGGGCATCACCAAGGAAAATGGCACCCATTATGGCAGCTATACCAATGCTTAAGGGTTTAAACATTGCCACAAAAGTAGGACCTTTCTTGTGTATGCACCAGGAACAAACGCAAAAGGTCACCACATTCCCAACTATCGCCTTTGGAGAAagggcaaaaataaaaacatgtaaATTTTACAGCAAGATGGTAAACAAGATTTGTCAAACTTGAAAGTTATATTAATGCTCACTGTGTAGATGACTGCAATGACCTCAATACTGAGCCCTAGTTTCCAAGCTTTTAGATCTCTTTCTGCAATTAGAGCAACTACTGCAGATTGAAGAGTCCCAAAGAAGCAACAGAAGGAGACCAAAGTCACCTCTGATGGATACGATTTCAGAACTGCTGCCTTTAAATGAACAGCAAAAGTCAGTTGGCCCCATTTCCGTGAGAAATAGCAAAGAAAGTTCGCACACTACCTGAGCCGTATTCCATGTTGCCAAAGATAAACTAGCGGCTGCCAGGAACATGCCACCGATAACCCAATTAGGGACACCAGCCAACAAAGCTTTGCTGGGTTGTGTTGTTGGTAAGCTCTCATCAGGGTAAGGAATAGCAGATATGCCACCACCTATTACAGGACCTTTATACAGCGTCACGATTAAGGCTCCGCAAATGGACACCATGGTGCCAAGAATTTTGATTTGGCTTCTCGAGCTCCTCAAGTTCAATTTTTCAATCCTACAGGAGCGGCAAAAGAAGATGGCATCAATTCAACTCGCAAAGATCACAATTCTACACCGAATTCCCACTCGGAAGCATCGATTTTCTAAACTAGCTGGAGTTCCTATCGAGATCACGGAGATACTCTCATTTCTACTACTTTTGCTCCTGGAATTGCAGGCCTATTCGATCACTCGCTCGCACAAGAGAATTATCCATGCCGCGAACCGCGCTAAATGCTGGAAAATCGAAGGCGAACCTGAAGCTAACCGCCAGCAAAAAGGTGAAAGCGGGTACTAAATTCCCCATAGCAGAAGCGAGCGTGGGCGAACTATAGCTCACTCCAGCGAATACGCAATTCTGCATCGTCGTTATCCTACAAAACAGAACTCTCAATCAAGGCAGATGATCAAAGACAGAGCAACCCCAACATAACTCACTCGATCAAAGCTCTCAAGTTCCGTCCTTTATCACTTACCCGACCagcgcaaggaagaagaacttGCAGAGCACCGAGAAGGTAAGCGGGGGCCTCTTCTCCCTGCCACGAGCTCGCACGAAAAAGCAACCGCCGCCGATCAGCCGCGCCGGCGGAGGAACGAGCAAACGAAACGGCGACGGAAATGGCGGGGAAAAAGATTACCTTTGGATGATGGAGacagggaggaggaggagggaggcgagGGCGTTGGAGTAGACGAGGAAGACGAAGCGGCTCATCCCTCTGGACATGGCCGCCTTGCTCAGCGTCGTCAGGCCCACGTCGAGGCACTCGATCGCCACCATCGCCGCCACCGGCAGCGACCGGAGCAGCCACGGCCTCGCCTCCATCGCCGTCGCTCGCCGCCGCGCGTCGCCGTCGGTGCTGGGAGGAGCTGGCTTAAGCTTGGCCGCCAGTAGTAGTTAAGAAGGATTGCGTGCGCGGTTCTCGAGCTCCCCATTGGCTGGGAAAGTGAAGAGAGAGACGACAAGAACGTTAATTTCTTCGAATAGGaaaaatgtattaaaaaaatcgaaactttAGGACATAAATGCACTGTGgcaacaagttttaggatttttgtacTGAAAAAAGACATCTTTTATGGATCTTTGGACGTACCACTTCCGTGAGGACATAGATAGAACTTGTTAAAGTCGAACAAAGTGGCCTGCTCATTGGTCGAAAGAGCAGCATCGGATTGGAAGCGGCCTGTGTTTAGCGGGCGGGACGGCGTGGGAGTCGGTTTCGAGGCTCCGACAGCTATCGGGTCCGTCGGCACGGCGGTGATCGGGCTCTCTTCGTCTCTCTGTGTTTCTACACATGCATCCACACCTGCTGAGAGTAAATCAAAATGGTACTCAACTCTGGTATTTGGGTCAGCAAAGAGCCAACCATTCGGCAATCATGCCCAAGATGTGCATACAGTGTATGCCATACGCtgtttccatttcttttcaagTACTTACCAATACTAAGAATGCAAAGGCGATTgacaaagattggaatcacctGATGATTCAAAAACTGTTTCTTTTACGCGGAAAATGGCTAATTTTGAAAAGACATTATCCGGAATATGATGATGAAAATTCATTCACCATGAATGTTgcggaattttttaatttagtagAATTGAAATTGGCCTGCTTAACCGGTGTTATAGGATATTCGCTGACATACTCCTTCGAAAAAGCAAAATGCGCATGAAAATCTGATCAATGGTCCACGTTACAGAAAGGAGACGATGATATGACGACTCAAATGTATGCTTTGAGCAACCTTTTACCTTTAATCAGTTTACTGTACTCTAGCATGCGCTGCCAATCTTTCTCTGTTTTTGGAGATGCTTTGACCGGTTGGTCCTCGTGCCTTTCTAaggattgattagattccaGTCAAGCTCTGTGCATAGGACAAAGGCATGGTTAGAGTAGTCTTCTGAGGTAGTTAGAATGGGCACGTGATTGAAGATGGTTGCGAGGTCGATATCGTTAGGTTGTACTTAATTTAAGATGAAAGGGAAGTTCTTTGGTCTGAGATCTGTAGATTTCTCATTGAGAAAGGAGAGCGTTTCATTCCAGGAGATGcggatttctccttttttgatTCTGGTTGTACAAACCGGCCAGCAAGCTAACGCTGAGTTTGTGAAAGTAGAACGGGCTCGATGTAATATGAAAATGCACTGCAACACTATATGCCCATTTTGGGTTACTGATAGGTAAGTGATTTCTGAATGACCAACGCCGTTCAATTGATAGTATCCCTTGGATCAATGTGACAAAGATGGACTGCCGGAAGCATCCTTGCTTCAGCAGAAAGACTGAAATTCGGGTTTTGTGGAAGATGTGGCCAGAAGCCCATAACTGCTCCCTTAAATTACTCAACCTATGCTGAAGTATAACGTCCTAAGGCCTGCTGATAGTACGTTATCCGGTCCAGATTAAGCCTTTCAATTGATGTCTTAATTTTTTGATGTAATCTGCTTGTACATGTCTATGTAGGATTTTTCTGTTCATCAGTGGGAACATGGACATCAACAGTTTTTTCTCCTTCTGTATGTTTGAGTGTGCTGTACCTCTTGCTAAGACGTGGTCAAGACTAGGGGTGATCGACGGCGAGTGTTCGGACCAAAGCCGTAATCATTAGAAGGCCGCTGAAGTAATGATAGGTTAGTTGGAATTGGTCAAATGTTGGTATGATTAGATTAGTAACAGATAGGGATGATCCTTGTCACTTAGATATTGTCACTTAGTTCCTGTTTTCCTCTCAAATTGGAGCTCCCCATTGTACTCGAACGTGTTTTTATTCTGACAACGTAACTTTAGCATTACTCCTATCAAGCCGAATAGGTACATCTCACTCTGCGTCTTCAAGCATCCGTCCGAAGAAATTCACTTCTGTGGTTTGATTTGCTCATGAAAATGCAGGTGCTCTTTAATATTTCCGATTTGTCATATTCTGTTACCCCATCGATGCAGAAAAAACTAAGAACTCCCCATGATCCCAGATTCTCCTTAAAATACGAACATGAAGTTCTTGACCAGCTAGTACTGTGGTTAAAATAATGCTCACTCATGCCATCAATCAGTagtgtttggcaacgtgcctgTTCAGGACATCTGATTAGGTTAAAATAGACCATTTCAGGCGCCGGCTCCCGGTTAAAAAATTTCCGGGGATATGCCTTTATCTCACTTTTGATTCCTTCTGTTCAATCTCATAATCTTTCTATGTATGCCAACCTTGTCACGTACTCCTCGTTCCACATTACCAGATAGCCGAACCCGCTTGAGTATAAAGATTTGGGCAAATGCATTTATCAAATTCCAAGCCACTTCTACTAGCTTCGGTCCTTTCCCGAATGGAGCAAGCGCCCATCTGGGTACTCCTCATTCCAATTTCTCTTCTGTTTACATCAGCAGCTTCAGAAGCAGATGACACCAAGCGCTCGTTAGTTCGATTCATGGAACAACTCTTACCCGCAGATAAGGCCAATAGAAATGAGAGCTGGGGCTGGAACATGAATTCAGACCCCTGTACTCACGGATGGATGGGCATTACTTGCGATTCGCACACCCAAACTGTACTAAAAGTCATCCTCGACGAGCTCAATCTCATTGGGACATTCGATGCTGGTTCTCTCTGCGGTGCAAGATCTCTTCAAGTCCTAAGCCTCAACAACAACGGCATAAGTGGAGAAATATCTGCAGAGATTGCGAATTGCAAGTATCTGACCCACTTATACGTAAGCGGCAATCGGTTCGCTGGACAACTCCCGAAAAGCATTTCTCACTTGAGTAACTTAACGAGGGTGGACATATCGAACAATAACTTCACTGGAGAACTGCTGAGTTTGCATAAAATTCCCGGCTTGCTATCGTTCCTAGCTCAAAACAACTATTTCCGGGGGAAGCTTCCCGAGTTCGGATTCGCAAACTTGGAGGCATTTAATGTCTCTAACAATGAATTTAGCGGCCAAATTCCCGACGTAAGGGGCCGTTTTAGTGCAGACAGCTTTTCTGGGAATCCTAGTTTACGTGGGCAACCGTTACCGAATCCATGTCCCCCATCCCTATCATCAAAGGCTGCATCGAAGAAGTGGTCGACAGATTGCCTCCTCGTATACACTGGCTACGCATTCCTCAGCTCAGTGATAGGATTGTTCGTCATTTACCAAATAGTAAGTAAAAGCAAGTCAAAACATGAGAAGACTGATGATGTAGAGAATGCAGAATCCAACACGGACGATAATAGCATCAAGATGAATGCCATTTCCAGTGATGAATTTAAAACCAGTGAATGTAGGTCAGAGTACTCGATGACATCTATAGATAGCGAAGTGGCTCCCGCAGCTCTTGTGATTCTAAATAGTTCCTTGGCCAAGGAAAGTTTGAGGACTTGCTCCGAGCTCCAGCCAAGCTGCTTGGGAGGGGAAGGCGTGGGACGCTCTACAAGGTCATGATTGACAATGGCCCTACATTGGTTGTGAAGAGGATCAAAGAGAGGGCGATCTCGAGCGAAGAGTTCAAAAGGAGGATGCTGAAGATGGACCAGGGGAAGCATCCGAATGTACTATCGGTAGTGGCATTTTATTGCTCAAAGCAAGAGAAGCTAGTGATATATGAGCATCAATCCAATGGCAGCCTCTTCAAACTCCTCCATGGTACGTTGAATTGCTTCATTCTCAAGCATTAAGCTCCTGCTGATAGGATATAGAAGTAAAAGATCAACTGCTTGAGCATCCATGTTCATCAGATTTTTATAGAGGTAATGTGGATTTCAGGGTCTAAAGATGATGATAGCTTTGACTGGGGAAGCAGACTGAACATAGCATCCAGAATAGCTGAGGCTTTGGCCTTCATGCACAAGGAACTTCGTGAAGATGGGATTGCTCATGGCAACCTCAAATCCACGTACATTTTGTTCAACAAGAACATGGATCCGTGCATTAGCGAGTACGGAATAATGGCCTCTGAGAACCAAGTACAGCCGGAACTTTCCCGAAGCATAAGTTTTGCAAAGATCACACCAGCCGAAGACCATGAAAGTGATCATATTCTCTTCAAGGGTGACGTTGACATATACAGCCTCAGTGCGATTCTTCTGGAGCTACTGACAGGTAAAATGGTCCAAGATGGCAGATTCGACTTGGCAACATGGGTGCACTCGGTGGTTAGGGAGGAATGGACTGCAGAGGTGTTTGACCGCGCCCTGATTGCAGAGGGCGTCAACAAGGAAAGGATGGTGAACTTGTTGCAAGTAGCACTACAGTGCGTTGCGTCCTCTCCAACCAAAAGGCCGAGCACAAAGGAGGTTTCGGCTAAGATAAATGCAATCAAGGAAGAGGACGAGAGATCAATCACCTTGGAGACGAGAGATCCATCGCCTTGGAGTCAAGATCATTTAAGTTAATTTGAAGGAGCGCATGATGACTGATGAGTAATAAGCATTTGCTAGAGAAAACTCATTGTCGATTCTCAGGTCCTTCTGTGTCTGCTTCTGTCATTGCACTTGTTGCTCAACCATAGGAAATGTATAATTTCATATTGTGGAGTATTGACTACTTGAGTTGAAATTATGATTGGATGATTGCAATGTTATTTGAGCTGCAATCTTCTTGGAATCCTAGAGGGATAATCAGTATAATAAATGACATTTACTACATCTGGCACAATTTTACTTACTGCTACCTGGCTCCCATGGTAAGTAGTAACAAAATGCAAGCCTGCTCTCATCCTACTCACTGAATCTGCTCATGAATCAGGCCTAACTCTTATCAATTAGATCTGCCTTAATCCTTGGTTTCATCATCTTTTTACAGGGGATAAGAAAAGAGGGTAACTTCAACATCCTAGTGAAAACTGAGAAGAGGGGGCCGCCCAAGAAACCGGGCATCGAACCGGACCCGCGCCCAAGCTAAATCCCTTGTGATACTTAAGTTTGTAAGAGAGGAACTAGGCAAGGGCTCCTTTTACGGGCCCATCTATACCATGTTCTTTCAGCTTCCCATATCGAGCCGAAGCCCTGCCAACCTAACTCAACCCCAGCCCAGCCTATTCCATTTGATCAACTGTTGCCCAACAAATACTTGACTTAGTTAAAGCAAGGTCGTCCCATGTTATCATGACTGGTGGAGGGTCTTGCGGTGATTAATAAATTATCCACGACAAAGTCTTCACATCACACGGTAGTGGTTGATCCGTGATTGACGTGTCAATAGATCAGTGGACAGCCCCATTTTCTCCCGCCATCCAACCTCGGTTGGCCGTCTTTGTCAAAGTCAAGATCCAAGCTAACCAAAAAAAATGTCATCTTGGAGGGGGTGACTTCTTGTCCGGGGCATCATCAACTAACATCCCCAGAGTTGTCAACGTTAACAGAAAGCGTGGAGGTTTTAGCCATGATCACCTGCTCGTGTTGGCACAATCCATCAGATCAGACAGATCCCATTCCATGCCTGATGGGAAAAGGCTCATTTGGTCCCACCATCAtttattatgagaaaaaaataattggttaCAACCAATGCTGATTTTCTCCTCTGTCATCATCATTGGCATCTGCCATGGTTTGGATTCCTGATTCAGGACAGGGACTTCACCTGATATTTCTCAGGCCCCCCAGAGATTTCTCCATTGCAATTGGATGGATGCCATGGCCATGTTGGGAAGGAATCACATGAACCGGATGCAGGCAGTGCTTACTCCTCCTGCTAGACCCGTGATCAAAGGCGGGGTCAAAATGTCCCTTTAAGCGAGTGAAGTTTTGACCCTCTTACAAATTTTTGTCTTCACCTTACAGGTCTTGCACAGCtcaaagaagagggaaaatTCGATGCTTAAATATGTTCTTGTTGCGCTCGTGGGTCGTATGAAACTATAGGCCAAGGTTGACAGACCCTTGCTGCCGAGATTAGGCAGATGTAATGACACGGCAAACCCATCATTTGGTGTTGCTTTTGATAgattcttgatgaataaagaaGTCACGAACGCAACTGTGGACAATCAAGTTGTGTGTAATGGTGGACCTTTAATCATGGTTCAATTCCCCCTTGGTCTGCCTCATCCCCCAACTTTTTGATAAAATGTCTTCGAGCCCAATGATATGGAGGAGACTGGGAATGACGTTAAAAGCATCGGCTTTGAGCCCTTTTCTAGTGTCAGCATGACCTTTCCGACGCGATAATTTCCAGGTAGACCAGGAGTAATTCAGTGTCGCGCGAGTAAACCCGTCAAATACGTTTGGCCACCGTTCTTTGAATATAGCTGGTGTTGGAAGGCCAAATTCGAAAAGCTTTGGACTATCAAAAGAGTTGCCCAGGGCTGTGTTGAAcctgatgaaaagaaaaaagtgccCGGGCCTTTGCCTATGATTGAAAATCTAGGATATGGAGCTGGTTCTGCATTGACTGCTGAGTCTTTTCTCAGgttttcttcctctagccatCACACCATTCACTGCCCTTTTctagctttttcctttttttattttattttgtgagACTTTCCATTTCTATATTCTATcagaaacaaacaaagaaaaatccccTGTTTCAGGGACCTCCTGTGGCGCAAAAGAAATTCAAAGCAGGACCCACAGCCATCAACTAACCAAAGACGATGGAACCCTCTTGAGGCCTTGAGAGCAGCATAATAAAATCCAATTCCATTCACGCTTCTTTCTCTTCGGAAGAAAGGCAGGTGCTCTCCAACTCTGTCTCCCTTTTTTTTGCGCTTTTGAACTCTCTTGCTCTTCACATGTCTGTCTTTCTTGTCCAAACACCAAAATGAATTCGCAAAGTTAGTCGCTTTCGTCCCACAAGGTCTCCATATTGAGACCATTTAGCTTTAATAAGTTGAGGTTTGATATGATTCCCTGTTATGTAGCATGTACTGGTAGATATGTCCAGAGCGAGCTTTTTTGCTTCTGCTGAATAGAGCGGTCAGTCTTCCAAGTTTGAGAGCTGAAAAGATGTCTAGTATTGTGTATTTCGTGCTTTGAGGTTTGATATGATTCCCTGTTATGTAGCATGTACTGGTAGATATGTCCAGAGCGAGCTTTTTTGCTTCTGCTGAATAGAGTGGTCAGCCTTCCAAGTTTGTGAGCTGAAAAGATGTCTAGTATTGTGTATAGGAGGAAGCAACAAGATGGAAGCttgacatatgctcctcctcagTCACCTCTCCTTTCATCGTCAAGTCCTTACATCATGAGCTACGGCACAGAATCAACTCCGGAATCATCTTCCACTCGAATTAGCCCCGCACTGCTCCTGTTCATCGTAATTCTAGCTGCTGTCGTCTTCATTTCCGGTCTGCTTCATCTGCTCATCAGATTCCTCTTAAGGAGGCCATCTACATCCATCTATGACTCCAATAGGTACACGGAGAGCTCGGACTCTCATGCCCTTCAGAGGCAGCTTCAGCAGCTCTTTCGTTTGCACGATTCCGGCCTCGAACAAACCTTGGTAGATGCTTTGCCCGTTTTCTACTACAAAGAAATCATCGGGCTGAAGGAACCATTTGATTGTGCTGTTTGTCTGTGTGAATTCTCGCACAATGACAAGCTCAGGTTGCTTCCCACGTGCAGCCATGCTTTTCATATCAGTTGCATCGACACATGGCTTCTTTCCAATTCGACGTGCCCACTTTGTCGAGGGTCCCTTGTGAACACGGGTGCCGTGGCTGGCCCGCAAGCGCTCAACTTAGATGATTCTTGGAGATTGCCTAGTGCATTTCCCATTAATGTGGAAAATGCAGCTCACTGTGGTCCAAAACTTGCCATAGATGAAGAAAAGGACAGCCAAAAGAGGGTCTTTTCTGTGAGGCTTGGAAAGTTTAAGAGCTTGAACGTGGATGAAGAGAGCAGGGAGATAAAAGAAGAGACTAGTAGTTGCCGTTTGGACTCGAGAAGATGCTATTCAATGGGTTCGTATCAGTATGTGGAGGGTGCTATGGACCTGCAAGTGGCTTTATCCAATCCTTGCACCCACAACGCGAGGGTTGTTTTGAAGAATGGAAATGTGAGGGGGCGACAGTATCGGATCTCTCCGGGGGATGAAGAGGGGAAGAAGATCAGCGGGAGGTCAAGGGGAGAAAGCTTCTCTGTTTCCAAAATCTGGCTTTGGTCTAAGAACAGCAGAGGCCCGAGTTTTCCGAATGATCATGTTGTTGTCGCTCGTCAACCAGCAGGAGTACCAAATGATGGTGCGATTGAGGAAGTTTGAGACTTTTTGTTTCCAGATCTAATTTACATAGATTACTGCAGACCCCAACAGTTTCATGTTTCTTTCTAGCTATCTCGAAATTAGTATGAGATGTCCCATTTAGGAGCCATTTAGCCTAGGTGCTGGctcgagtttttttttggtgacttcTCTAGTTCACATAGGCAAGCAGATACTTTTTCAATATCTATCTTCTTGTTATCTTTAATTCCTGCGAATCTCTCAGACAAATTcaagaatcaatgaagatgcCTGAGCTTTTGTTCTGTCTGCTTTTCTGTGGCATTTTAGAGGTGAGGGCTAAGTATATAA
The nucleotide sequence above comes from Eucalyptus grandis isolate ANBG69807.140 chromosome 2, ASM1654582v1, whole genome shotgun sequence. Encoded proteins:
- the LOC104418453 gene encoding RING-H2 finger protein ATL47 isoform X2, which codes for MSYGTESTPESSSTRISPALLLFIVILAAVVFISGLLHLLIRFLLRRPSTSIYDSNRYTESSDSHALQRQLQQLFRLHDSGLEQTLVDALPVFYYKEIIGLKEPFDCAVCLCEFSHNDKLRLLPTCSHAFHISCIDTWLLSNSTCPLCRGSLVNTGAVAGPQALNLDDSWRLPSAFPINVENAAHCGPKLAIDEEKDSQKRVFSVRLGKFKSLNVDEESREIKEETSSCRLDSRRCYSMGSYQYVEGAMDLQVALSNPCTHNARVVLKNGNVRGRQYRISPGDEEGKKISGRSRGESFSVSKIWLWSKNSRGPSFPNDHVVVARQPAGVPNDGAIEEV
- the LOC120290254 gene encoding probable inactive receptor kinase At2g26730, whose translation is MEQAPIWVLLIPISLLFTSAASEADDTKRSLVRFMEQLLPADKANRNESWGWNMNSDPCTHGWMGITCDSHTQTVLKVILDELNLIGTFDAGSLCGARSLQVLSLNNNGISGEISAEIANCKYLTHLYVSGNRFAGQLPKSISHLSNLTRVDISNNNFTGELLSLHKIPGLLSFLAQNNYFRGKLPEFGFANLEAFNVSNNEFSGQIPDVRGRFSADSFSGNPSLRGQPLPNPCPPSLSSKAASKKWSTDCLLVYTGYAFLSSVIGLFVIYQIVSKSKSKHEKTDDVENAESNTDDNSIKMNAISSDEFKTSECRSEYSMTSIDSEVAPAALVILNSSLAKESLRTCSELQPSCLGGEGVGRSTRS
- the LOC104418429 gene encoding WAT1-related protein At5g40240, with the translated sequence MEARPWLLRSLPVAAMVAIECLDVGLTTLSKAAMSRGMSRFVFLVYSNALASLLLLPVSIIQREKRPPLTFSVLCKFFFLALVGITTMQNCVFAGVSYSSPTLASAMGNLVPAFTFLLAVSFRIEKLNLRSSRSQIKILGTMVSICGALIVTLYKGPVIGGGISAIPYPDESLPTTQPSKALLAGVPNWVIGGMFLAAASLSLATWNTAQAAVLKSYPSEVTLVSFCCFFGTLQSAVVALIAERDLKAWKLGLSIEVIAVIYTAIVGNVVTFCVCSWCIHKKGPTFVAMFKPLSIGIAAIMGAIFLGDALHVGSVVGAVVIVAGFYGVIWAMSQEEEDGRNCTSGELQSPSQKTPLLESHVNIN
- the LOC104418453 gene encoding RING-H2 finger protein ATL46 isoform X1, which codes for MSSIVYRRKQQDGSLTYAPPQSPLLSSSSPYIMSYGTESTPESSSTRISPALLLFIVILAAVVFISGLLHLLIRFLLRRPSTSIYDSNRYTESSDSHALQRQLQQLFRLHDSGLEQTLVDALPVFYYKEIIGLKEPFDCAVCLCEFSHNDKLRLLPTCSHAFHISCIDTWLLSNSTCPLCRGSLVNTGAVAGPQALNLDDSWRLPSAFPINVENAAHCGPKLAIDEEKDSQKRVFSVRLGKFKSLNVDEESREIKEETSSCRLDSRRCYSMGSYQYVEGAMDLQVALSNPCTHNARVVLKNGNVRGRQYRISPGDEEGKKISGRSRGESFSVSKIWLWSKNSRGPSFPNDHVVVARQPAGVPNDGAIEEV
- the LOC120290256 gene encoding probable inactive receptor kinase At2g26730, which translates into the protein MIDNGPTLVVKRIKERAISSEEFKRRMLKMDQGKHPNVLSVVAFYCSKQEKLVIYEHQSNGSLFKLLHGSKDDDSFDWGSRLNIASRIAEALAFMHKELREDGIAHGNLKSTYILFNKNMDPCISEYGIMASENQVQPELSRSISFAKITPAEDHESDHILFKGDVDIYSLSAILLELLTGKMVQDGRFDLATWVHSVVREEWTAEVFDRALIAEGVNKERMVNLLQVALQCVASSPTKRPSTKEVSAKINAIKEEDERSITLETRDPSPWSQDHLS